A DNA window from Malus domestica chromosome 12, GDT2T_hap1 contains the following coding sequences:
- the LOC103450683 gene encoding ethylene-overproduction protein 1-like, translated as MQHNIFTTMRSLKIMDGCKGSQVFALNPSGATAAGGNGGGGGGSGDKLLYDHLRVNSIRSRASRGSFQAPNPTANNVLLETLLPYGLPVSDLLEPQIEPSLKSVDFVETLADVYRRIVICPQFEKWKMYLEQCATFRGLSDPKLFRRSLRSARQHAVDVHSKVVLTSWLRYERREDELIGSSAMYCCGRNVECPKASLVSGYDPESVFESCMCSRTPQGQGDDDDLVMGDEECSTSEEDGDMSFCIGDAEIRCVRYNIASLSRPFNAMLYGNFTETRREKINFTQNGISVEAMRAVEIFSRIKRVDSFEVKTVLDLLSFANTFCCDELKTACDSHLASLVCELEDAMLLIDYGLEETAHFLVAACLQVFLRELPSSLHNSHMMRLFCTSEARQRLAMSGHSSFILYYFLSQVAIEDDMRSNTTVMLLERLAECATESWQKQLAFHLLGVVMLERKEFKDAQWWFEAAVEVGHIYSLVGIARAKFKRGHKYAAYKQMNSLISDYTPVGWMYQERSLYCIGKEKMMDLSTATHLDPTLSYPYKYRAVSLLEENQFEAAITEINKIISFKVSPDCLELRAWFSIALEDFEGALRDVRALLTLDPNYMMFHGKMHGDHLVELLCPFVQQWSQADCWMQLYDRWSSVDDIGSLAVVHHMLANDPGKSLLRFRQSLLLLRLNCQKAAMHSLRLARNHSSSEHERLVYEGWILYDTGHREEALAKAEESIAIQRSFEAFFLKAYALADSSLDSDSSTYVIQLLEEALRCPSDGLRKGQALNNLGSVYVDSDKLDLAADCYTNALNIKHTRAHQGLARVYHLKNQRKAAYDEMTKLIEKARNNASAFEKRSEYCDRDMAKSDLSMATQLDPLRTYPYRYRAAVLMDDHKEGEAIEELTKAITFKLDLQLLHLRAAFHESMSNFVFTVRDCEAALCLDPNHADTQELYSKARERVNEQKK; from the exons TACTACAATGCGGAGCTTGAAGATCATGGATGGGTGTAAAGGAAGTCAAGTTTTCGCGCTTAATCCTTCCGGAGCTACTGCCGCCGGCGGAAacggcggtggtggtggtggttcgGGGGACAAGCTTCTTTACGACCATCTCCGGGTCAACTCGATTCGATCCAGAGCGAGTCGGGGCAGTTTTCAGGCTCCGAACCCTACCGCCAACAATGTTTTGCTCGAGACTCTTCTCCCTTACGGTCTGCCGGTGTCCGATCTCCTTGAGCCCCAAATCGAACCATCCCTCAAATCGGTCGATTTTGTGGAAACCCTAGCTGATGTGTACCGTAGGATTGTGATTTGCCCCCAATTCGAGAAGTGGAAGATGTATTTGGAGCAATGTGCGACGTTTCGGGGCCTTTCGGATCCGAAATTGTTCCGGCGGAGCCTCAGGTCGGCGAGGCAGCACGCGGTTGATGTGCACTCGAAGGTGGTGCTGACGTCTTGGTTGAGGTATGAGAGGAGAGAGGATGAGCTTATTGGGTCGTCAGCAATGTATTGTTGTGGTAGAAATGTTGAATGTCCGAAGGCTAGTTTGGTTTCCGGGTACGATCCTGAGTCTGTTTTTGAGTCTTGTATGTGTTCTAGGACGCCGCAGGGGCAAGGTGACGATGATGATCTTGTGATGGGGGATGAGGAATGTTCCACTTCGGAGGAGGATGGTGATATGTCGTTTTGTATTGGAGATGCCGAGATTAGGTGTGTTCGATACAACATTGCTTCGCTTTCGAGGCCTTTTAATGCAATGTTGTATGGTAACTTCACGGAGACACGAAGGGAGAAGATAAATTTCACACAGAATGGGATATCTGTGGAGGCAATGAGGGCAGTGGAGATTTTTAGCAGGATAAAAAGAGTAGATTCTTTTGAAGTGAAAACTGTTTTGGACCTGCTATCCTTTGCAAACACGTTTTGTTGCGATGAGTTGAAGACGGCATGTGATTCTCATTTGGCATCTCTGGTTTGTGAACTGGAAGATGCAATGCTGCTGATTGACTATGGGTTGGAGGAGACTGCTCATTTTCTCGTGGCAGCTTGTTTGCAGGTGTTTTTGAGGGAGCTACCGAGTTCGTTGCACAATTCTCATATGATGAGATTATTTTGTACTTCAGAAGCTAGGCAAAGGTTGGCTATGTCCGGGCACTCttctttcattttgtattattttttgaGCCAGGTTGCTATTGAGGATGACATGAGATCGAACACAACGGTGATGCTTCTAGAGAGGCTGGCAGAGTGTGCCACCGAAAGTTGGCAGAAGCAACTTGCATTTCACCTGTTGGGTGTTGTGATGCTTGAGAGGAAAGAATTTAAAGATGCTCAGTGGTGGTTTGAAGCAGCAGTAGAGGTTGGTCATATTTATTCCTTGGTGGGCATTGCAAGGGCCAAGTTCAAGCGTGGCCATAAGTATGCGGCTTACAAGCAAATGAACTCTCTCATTTCTGATTATACACCGGTTGGGTGGATGTATCAGGAGCGATCTCTGTATTGTATTGGAAAGGAAAAGATGATGGATTTGAGCACCGCTACTCACTTGGATCCAACTCTATCTTATCCATACAAGTATAGGGCTGTTTCTTTGTTGGAGGAGAACCAGTTTGAAGCAGCTATTACAGAGATCAATAAGATAATTAGTTTCAAGGTCTCCCCTGATTGTCTCGAATTGAGGGCTTGGTTTTCAATTGCCCTCGAAGATTTTGAAGGAGCTCTCAGAGATGTCCGGGCACTCTTGACTTTGGACCCAAATTACATGATGTTTCATGGGAAAATGCATGGTGACCATCTGGTAGAGCTGCTCTGCCCTTTTGTTCAACAGTGGAGTCAGGCTGATTGTTGGATGCAACTATATGATCGATGGTCCTCTGTTGATGATATTGGTTCTCTAGCTGTTGTACATCATATGTTGGCAAATGACCCTGGGAAGAGCCTTCTACGCTTTAGGCAGTCTCTCCTTCTGTTGCG GTTAAATTGTCAAAAGGCTGCTATGCATAGTCTGCGGTTGGCCCGGAATCATTCTAGTTCTGAGCATGAGAGGCTTGTCTATGAAGGATGGATCTTGTATGACACTGGCCATCGGGAAGAAGCATTGGCAAAGGCAGAGGAGTCCATTGCTATCCAGAGATCGTTTGAAGCATTTTTCCTTAAAGCATATGCTTTAGCAGACTCAAGTCTTGATTCTGATTCTTCAACATATGTGATCCAGCTTCTAGAGGAAGCACTTAGATGCCCTTCGGATGGTCTTAGAAAAGGACAA GCACTAAATAATTTAGGAAGTGTCTATGTAGATTCTGATAAGCTGGATCTTGCTGCCGATTGCTACACAAATGCACTCAACATTAAGCATACGAGAGCACATCAGGGTCTAGCACGAGTATATCATCTTAAAAATCAACGCAAGGCTGCATATGATGAGATGACAAAGCTGATAGAGAAGGCTCGAAACAATGCATCAGCTTTTGAGAAACGTTCAGAATACTGTGACCGTGACATGGCAAAGAGTGATCTAAGTATGGCAACACAACTAGATCCCCTGAGGACATATCCGTACAGATATAGGGCAGCAG TTTTGATGGATGACCACAAAGAAGGAGAAGCCATCGAAGAGCTAACAAAAGCCATAACTTTCAAGCTAGACCTGCAACTGCTACATCTTCGAGCAGCATTCCACGAGTCAATgagcaattttgttttcactgTGCGAGACTGTGAAGCAGCCCTCTGTCTTGATCCCAACCATGCTGACACTCAGGAACTCTATTCTAAAGCACGGGAACGTGtcaatgaacaaaagaagtga
- the LOC103423499 gene encoding importin subunit beta-1-like, with product MAVEITQFLLAAQSADARVRTEAEANIRQFQEQNLPAFLLSLSVELANNEKPTESRTLAGLVLKNSLDAKDAGTKEILTRQWMAIDISIVSQIKDLLLRTLGSSVPEARHTSAQVIAKIASIDIPRKQWPDLIGSLLNNMTQRDSAAGLKQSTLEALGYVCEEISHQDLEQGEVNNVLTAVVQGMNLAENSPEVHLAAIRALYNALEFAQTNFDTQMERDFIMKMVCETALSKEVQIRQAAFECLASIASRYYELLGPYMQALFELTSNAVKGDEETVALQAIEFWSSICDEEIELQEFEISDTGDSHSKFIEKALSSLVPMLLETLLKQEENQDQDDNIWNVAMAGGTCLQLVSRTVGDAILPLVMPFVEANIVKPDWHCREAATFAFGSVLEGPSIEKLSVLVHSGLDFMLRLMKDENNHVKDTTAWTLSRIFEFLHGPDGTVISSANLPKVVEILAEGTKDAPNVAEKVCWAIYHLSQGYEETCSSLFTPYVPGIIECLISTANRTDGDDSRLRSSAYESLNAVVRCSNIKETSQIIAQLLVVIMNKLGQTLELSIVSSDDQEKQGDLQASFCGVLQVIIQKLTSDDESKRIILEAADQIMLLFLRVFACRSSTVHEEAMLAIGALAYATGPGFEKYLPELYKYLEMGLQNFGEFQVCAITVGVVGDIFRALDEKALPYCDGIMSHLMKDLSSEALHRSVKPPIFSVFGDIGLAIGEHFEKYVPYAVQMMQGASELCARMDTSDEELMEYGNQLKCSIFEAYSGILQGFKDSKPEVMLPYAQHLLQFIELVLRDVNRDANVTKAAVSALGDLVDVLGLTIKPLFGDFAFFEGILQECLQTDDESLSETTAWAYAIVRRIMNQ from the exons ATGGCTGTGGAGATTACTCAGTTTCTATTGGCAGCTCAATCAGCAGATGCAAGGGTTCGTACTGAAGCAGAGGCTAATATTAGGCAATTCCAAGAGCAAAACCTTCCTGCTTTTCTTCTGTCGTTGTCCGTTGAGCTTGCAAACAATGAGAAACCCACTGAATCCCGTACGTTGGCTGGTCTTGTGCTTAAGAATTCATTAGATGCCAAAGATGCTGGTACAAAAGAAATTCTTACTCGACAATGGATGGCTATTGATATTTCTATTGTATCCCAAATTAAGGACTTGCTCTTAAGGACACTTGGGTCATCTGTCCCGGAAGCAAGACACACATCTGCCCAAGTTATTGCAAAAATTGCATCTATTGATATTCCCAGGAAACAATGGCCTGACCTAATCGGGTCTTTGCTCAACAATATGACTCAGCGAGATAGTGCAGCTGGTTTGAAGCAGTCAACCTTGGAAGCACTTGGTTATGTATGTGAGGAGATATCTCATCAAGATCTTGAGCAAGGCGAGGTGAACAATGTTCTTACTGCTGTAGTCCAGGGAATGAACCTTGCTGAAAATAGCCCTGAAGTTCATCTGGCTGCAATAAGGGCTTTATATAATGCCCTGGAGTTCGCACAAACCAACTTTGACACTCAGATGGAACGGGATTTCATCATGAAGATGGTCTGCGAGACGGCCTTGTCTAAGGAGGTTCAAATTAGGCAGGCTGCTTTTGAGTGTCTCGCTTCAATTGCTTCTAGATATTATGAGTTGCTTGGGCCTTACATGCAGGCTCTCTTTGAGCTTACATCAAATGCTGTAAAAGGGGATGAAGAGACAGTTGCCCTTCAAGCAATTGAGTTTTGGAGCTCCATTTGTGATGAAGAAatagagcttcaagaatttgagATCTCTGACACTGGGGACTCTCattcaaaatttatagaaaAAGCCTTGTCATCTTTAGTTCCAATGTTGCTAGAAACTTTGCTGAAACAGGAAGAAAATCAAGACCAAGATGACAACATTTGGAATGTTGCGATGGCTGGTGGGACGTGCCTACAACTTGTTTCAAGGACTGTTGGAGATGCCATTCTGCCCcttgtgatgccatttgtgGAGGCTAACATAGTGAAGCCAGATTGGCACTGTCGTGAGGCAGCTACATTTGCATTTGGCTCGGTACTTGAAGGCCCAAGCATAGAGAAGCTATCTGTTCTGGTCCATTCAGGTTTGGATTTTATGCTTAGGTTAATGAAAGATGAAAATAACCATGTCAAAGACACTACTGCCTGGACTCTTAGTCGTATATTCGAGTTTTTGCACGGTCCTGATGGTACTGTGATTTCTTCTGCTAACCTTCCAAAGGTGGTGGAAATATTGGCGGAAGGCACTAAGGATGCCCCAAATGTTGCAGAGAAGGTTTGTTGGGCCATCTATCACCTTTCTCAGGGGTATGAGGAAACCTGCTCCTCTCTCTTTACTCCGTATGTGCCGGGCATCATTGAATGTCTTATTTCCACTGCTAATCGTACAGATGGTGATGATTCTAGATTGAGGTCTTCTGCTTATGAATCGTTGAATGCTGTTGTGAGGTGTTCTAATATTAAAGAAACATCACAAATTATAGCACAACTACTTGTTGTTATTATGAATAAGTTGGGCCAGACTTTAGAACTTTCGATTGTATCGTCAGATGACCAGGAAAAGCAAGGAGACTTGCAAGCTTCTTTTTGTGGTGTTCTACAGGTTATTATTCAGAAGCTTACCAGTGATGATGAAAGTAAGCGTATTATATTGGAAGCAGCTGATCAGATAATGCTTCTGTTTCTTAGAGTGTTTGCCTGTCGTAGTTCTACAGTACATGAGGAAGCAATGCTTGCTATTGGTGCGCTGGCTTATGCAACTGGGCCTGGGTTTGAAAAGTACCTTCCTGAATTGTACAAGTATTTGGAGATGGGGTTGCAGAATTTTGGGGAGTTTCAAGTATGTGCTATCACAGTTGGGGTGGTTGGTGACATTTTCCGTGCATTGGATGAGAAGGCATTACCGTACTGTGATGGGATTATGAGTCACCTGATGAAGGACTTGTCAAGTGAAGCGCTCCACCGGTCTGTCAAGCCTCCCATATTCTCTGTCTTTGGCGACATAGGTCTTGCAATTGGAGAACATTTTGAGAAGTATGTCCCTTATGCAGTGCAGATGATGCAGGGAGCTTCGGAGCTTTGTGCTCGGATGGACACTAGTGATGAGGAGTTAATGGAATATGGAAACCAGCTAAAGTGTAGCATCTTTGAAGCTTATTCTGGTATACTTCAGGGCTTTAAGGATTCAAAGCCTGAGGTCATGTTGCCATATGCCCAACATCTCCTGCAGTTTATAGAATTGGTTTTAAGGGACGTAAACag GGATGCCAATGTGACAAAAGCTGCAGTTTCTGCGCTGGGTGACCTTGTTGATGTGCTTGGCCTAACCATCAAGCCACTGTTTGGggattttgcattctttgagggAATTTTGCAGGAGTGTCTTCAAACCGATGACGAAAGTCTAAGTGAAACAACAGCTTGGGCTTATGCGATTGTGAGGCGCATTATGAATCAATGA
- the LOC103423498 gene encoding lectin-domain containing receptor kinase VI.3-like — MALAIPLGFLFLFPMFSPAWGVEFLFNGFNGTDANDLICEGATIIKPSGMLKLTNTSHNITGHAFYPKHINLFDKNSSSSYPNASSFSTQFVFAIVSPSSGPGGFGLAFTLSPSPKFPGAEPGHFLGIFNSTTDGNPSNHIFSVEFDTVNGFKENSDTAGNHVGININSVYSQASEPAAYFVKGAHKEEVNLENGDLIQAWIDYDGVAQKLNVTISPINVKKPEKPLLSETINLSTTLQETMYAGFSASTGEQASSHYIIAWSFAVDGVPRPINISQLPKPAKEKDSSSYKPKIKALIIALAVVVSMLLLVLLFFTLYKGRHDEFESLEDWELDCPHRFKYKDLYAATKGFKASAVVGAGGCGEVYKGVLPSSGCEIAVKKITRNSIQGMRSFASEIESLGKLRHKNLVHLQGWCKKKKKLLIVYDYIPYGSLDSLIFGSEDNFVLSWAQRFNILKGVASGLLYLHEEWEKVVIHRDVKSSNVLIDADMNPRLSDFGLARLYDHGEISHTTCVVGTIGYIAPELARTGKASTRSDVFAYGVLLLEVACGQRPIGSGEFILADWVMENHVMGRILDTVDPNLDSNFVVKEMKLVLELGLLCTHYKPEARPTMRQVVRYLNEDEQLPEVENWNLVDSRRVSEMNSRFMNILLGDTITSYPSSSIGEMSCSSMNAGR; from the coding sequence atggctTTAGCAATTCCTTTAGGTTTTCTCTTCTTGTTTCCCATGTTTTCTCCGGCTTGGGGAGTTGAGTTTTTGTTCAACGGATTCAATGGAACCGATGCAAATGACCTGATCTGCGAGGGGGCGACTATAATCAAGCCCTCCGGCATGCTCAAGCTCACGAACACATCACATAATATTACAGGCCATGCATTCTATCCCAAACATATAAACTTATTTGATAAAAACTCTTCTTCTTCGTACCCTAATGCTTCTTCCTTCAGCACACAATTTGTTTTTGCAATAGTCTCCCCAAGTTCCGGCCCCGGAGGCTTTGGCCTAGCcttcacactctctccctctccaaaaTTCCCCGGGGCGGAACCCGGGCATTTCCTTGGGATTTTCAACTCCACAACTGACGGTAATCCCTCCAACCACATCTTTTCTGTGGAATTCGACACGGTGAACGGATTTAAAGAGAACTCCGACACTGCAGGAAACCATGTTGGTATAAACATCAACAGTGTGTACTCTCAAGCATCTGAACCGGCTGCGTACTTTGTCAAAGGAGCACACAAAGAAGAAGTAAACTTGGAGAACGGTGATCTCATCCAAGCTTGGATAGACTATGATGGCGTAGCTCAAAAGCTGAATGTCACAATATCTCCCATAAACGTGAAGAAACCAGAGAAACCGCTATTGTCGGAAACAATCAATTTATCTACTACTCTTCAAGAGACTATGTACGCCGGCTTCTCTGCATCCACCGGAGAACAAGCAAGCTCTCATTACATAATAGCGTGGAGTTTCGCGGTGGACGGAGTACCGAGACCAATCAATATTTCGCAACTTCCTAAACCGGCAAAAGAGAAAGACTCATCCTCTTACAAACCTAAAATCAAGGCTCTTATAATCGCCTTAGCGGTTGTGGTATCCATGTTGTTGCTAGTTTTGTTGTTCTTCACCTTGTACAAAGGACGGCATGATGAGTTTGAGAGTCTTGAGGATTGGGAGCTGGATTGTCCTCACAGGTTCAAGTACAAGGATCTTTACGCAGCAACAAAGGGTTTCAAGGCCTCCGCTGTAGTTGGAGCCGGCGGTTGTGGTGAAGTTTACAAGGGTGTCTTACCTTCTAGTGGATGTGAAATCGCGGTTAAGAAGATAACCCGAAATTCTATCCAAGGAATGAGGTCATTCGCCTCAGAAATTGAGAGCTTGGGAAAGTTGAGGCACAAGAACTTGGTCCATCTCCAAGGCTggtgcaagaagaagaagaaactccTCATTGTCTACGATTACATCCCATATGGAAGCTTAGACTCGCTCATTTTTGGGTCCGAAGACAACTTTGTGTTGAGCTGGGCACAAAGATTCAACATCCTCAAAGGCGTTGCATCAGGGCTTTTGTACCTGCATGAGGAATGGGAGAAAGTGGTGATTCATCGTGATGTGAAGTCGAGTAATGTCTTAATAGATGCAGACATGAACCCGAGGCTAAGCGACTTCGGCCTTGCTAGGCTGTATGATCACGGAGAGATATCACACACTACATGTGTGGTTGGCACAATTGGGTATATTGCACCAGAATTGGCTCGCACAGGGAAGGCCTCCACACGCTCTGATGTGTTTGCATATGGAGTTCTGCTCCTTGAAGTGGCTTGTGGACAGAGACCTATCGGCTCAGGCGAGTTCATAttggcagattgggttatggagaATCATGTAATGGGTCGCATACTGGATACAGTTGATCCAAATTTGGATTCGAATTTCGTTGTTAAAGAGATGAAGTTGGTGCTGGAACTAGGTTTGCTTTGCACTCACTACAAACCAGAAGCTAGGCCTACCATGAGACAAGTGGTTCGATATCTCAACGAGGATGAGCAGCTTCCTGAAGTCGAAAACTGGAACCTTGTTGATTCCAGGCGGGTCAGTGAAATGAACTCGAGATTTATGAATATCCTTTTGGGTGATACGATCACATCGTACCCTTCATCGTCCATAGGTGAGATGTCCTGCAGTTCCATGAACGCCGGCAGATAG